One window from the genome of Saimiri boliviensis isolate mSaiBol1 chromosome 2, mSaiBol1.pri, whole genome shotgun sequence encodes:
- the LOC120363962 gene encoding fatty acid-binding protein, brain: MVEAFCATWKLTDSQNFDEYMKALGVGFATRQVGNVTKPTVIISQEGDKVVIRTLSTFKNTEISFHLGEEFDETTADDRNCKSVVSLDGDKLVHVQKWDGKETNFVR, from the coding sequence ATGGTGGAGGCTTTCTGTGCTACCTGGAAACTGACCGACAGTCAGAACTTTGATGAGTACATGAAGGCTCTAGGTGTGGGCTTTGCCACTAGGCAGGTGGGAAATGTGACCAAACCAACGGTAATTATCAGTCAGGAAGGAGACAAAGTGGTCATCAGGACTCTCAGCACATTCAAGAACACGGAGATTAGTTTCCACCTGGGAGAAGAGTTTGATGAAACCACTGCGGATGATAGAAACTGTAAGTCTGTTGTTAGCCTGGATGGAGACAAACTTGTTCACGTACAGAAATGGGATGGCAAAGAAACAAATTTTGTAAGATAA